The genomic DNA CCCTTGAGGCCCCTTGGTGCCAAGTTCCtgctctgggggtggggagctgccAGGCTcggcaccccacccccacccccaggcctcgGCCAGCCTGGCTGGGTCTGCTCTGTGTGGGTCACTGAGGGGCTGGGGGCGGCTGGAATGAGTGACCACAGAATGGGTGTCTTAAAGCAACAGGAATTTATGCCCTGGAGTCCAGAACCCCCAAATGAAGGTGTAGCAGGGCTGGGCTCCCTCTGGAGACGCCAGGAGGGCCCTTCCCACCTCCTCCACCTTCGGGGGCTCCAGGCGTCCTGGGAGTGTGGTCGtgtccctccagcctctgcccctgtGGTCCCATGGCCTGCTCCCTTTCCTTAGAAGGGCACCAATCACGGATCAcgtccaccctaatgacctcctCTGGGCTTGGACACATCTGCAAAGAGCCCTTTCCACAGTAGGCCCCAGCGCAGGCACCAGGAGCCAGGACTTGGGAAGCATTTCTGAGGGACACGTGGGGCCCCGCGAGCACACAGGCACCTGCGTGCCTGCAGGTGCCCTGTCCACTGCCTGCTGGCCCCTCCTGTCTACACAGGCCGCCCCTCTCTGAGAAGCAAAGGGGTGCCCTGAGCAGGGAGCTGCCGGCAGAAAGAGTTTCACAGGAGGACCCCGTCTCTCACTGAGAGCCCCTCTGGTGGCCGGGAGGGCTGGGGGGCTGATTGCGGAGGCACTGCGGCAATAGCTCAGCAGGAagggggcctgctgacacccccgGTCGGATGGGGACAGCAGAGGGGCTGACAGAGCTCGAGTGCGGGTGTCAAGGGGAGGGCCTCTCGGTCCCCCAGACCTCGGGCCTCGTGGGCTCTGGAGAGACTTCCTTGTGCAGCCGTGTGCCCCCGGCTGAGTTTGCAGAGAAAACCATAGAGGCAAGCTGGCCCTCCTGGGTGGCTGGGAGACTTCGGGTGCTTGCAGTAAGGCAGTCTGAGGGGACCCAGCTCCTTGTCACTCGGGCCAGTCCTGGGCCCCCAGCCCTGGTTCctgctgggtggggtggggctcaCCTGCCTGACCCTGCAGGGCCCCAGGGAGGTAATGTGGGCCCAGCACTGGGCACTGAGCCTGGCGCTGGGCAGGGGTGAGGCAGGATCCTGGGAAGGGCCCTTGGGCAGGGGAGGGCACAAGGGCCTTTCCTCCTGGACCTCTGGGCCCACCCGGGCAAGGAGGGGCGGTTCCTCCCTCCACCCCGCCTTCCCAGGGCCCCTTGCACCCAGCTGTGCACACTGGCCTGGCCTTCTCTGCTCAGGCCCACCCAGGGTGCCCATCTCTGTCCTGGGGCCCAGGGGGTGTAGGGCAGTGGGCTGGTGTCTGGAAGGCTACCAGATTCCCACTGTCTTTCTGGTTCCAGGACACACCCAGCCAAAGCCAGCGCAGAAGTGGTGAAGGGCGTGGCTGGCCTGAGGCTCCAGGGATGGGGTGAGAAGCAAGCCCAGGAGCCTGGCACAGGGGCCAGGATTGCCCCGCCTCACCAGGAAGGGGGTCAGGCTGTGCAGGAGGCTGGGGGCTGATGCGGAACGGGGGCAGGGGGAACTGCCCACGGGGTAGATGAGGCTGGAATGGTGGGGCTTCAGGCAGGAAGGCCACGGGGTCGGAGACGGCCCCCCTCTCCACTCTGTGGCCCCAGATCTCTGCCAGTTCCTGTGCAGGGGGGAGGGGCTTCCCTAGTGAagacacccccagccccaggcaaggaGGGAGGCCCAGGtctcctctcctgccctcagggttgtctctgtccttgcagaGAGGTCCCCGTGCAGGATGCTGGGGCTGCTGGGGACAGGCGGGGGCCGGGCCTGAGCTGGGGCGAGATTGACTTTGGAGGGTCTGGGAAGAGGAGAGGTAAGGTAAGGTGCTGCCCTGCCCTTCCCCGGCCTGACATGGGGCTGGTCCCCACACCCGGCGTCTGGCCACTGTGTGCTCACTGGAGCCCGAGCCCCCATTTCTGCCCCTGTGCACTGAGCACTGGGTGCCCACTCACCCCCGGGGCTGCTCTCAGGGCCGTGTTCAGAGCCCCCAGGTGGGCACAACTCCACAGCTGGCAATGCCATCTGGCCCTGGCCTCCTCGCCCCATGCACGGCACATCCCGGATCCCTCCTCTATCCGGCCCCTGCTTCTCACCGAGGAGGAAGCCAGACCCAGACGGGACTCAGGAGAAACTGAGTCACACGGCAGGTCACGGCAGGACTCGCCAAGCCCTAGCCTCCTGCCTGACCCTGTGCCTAGAGGGGTCTCAGGCCTTTCTCCTCCTGGTATCTGCCCCCACCCACCAAGGTCCAGGGCTCCCCATGCCCCAAATCCCCCATGCCCAGTGCCGCCCATGCCCAGTGCCCTGAGGCTGCCCTGCCTGCAGTTTGTGAAGGTGCCAAGCAGCGTGGCCCCCTCCCAGCTCTTCAACCTCCTGCTGGCGGAGTGGCACCTGCCCACCCCCAACCTCGTGGTGTCTCTGGTGGGCGAGGAGCGGCCCTTTGCCATGAAGTCCTGGCTGCGGGACATCCTGTGCAAGGGGCTGGTGAAGGCAGCTCAGAGCACGGGTGaggccccaggcccagggccccaAGGCCACCCCACATGCCTGCAGGGGCAGCAGCCCCTGGGTCAGCAGCAGAGGGGCTGAGGGTCCCCTGCCCAGCGCCTCCCCCAGGAGAGTCCCTGCCCACCCTGTGGACAGGGGTCTGGTCCTCCACTCGTGGGGCTCACGGGGAGCTGTGTCTATTGTCCTTGCCCCACTGCCCAAGGTGGACCCCGACAGCTGCCCTGCTGGCCTTGGGGGGTCGATCTGGGCAGCCAGCTGTCGGGGTCAGAACCAAGGTTCTGGGCTTCATTTTCAGGCCAGGGGTGTGGGGTTTCTTAACTCCCTTGACACAGGACGCCTGTCACAAAGATAAAGGCTCACAGACTGGGCCAAGGCTGTAAAATCTGGAGACTTTCCTGGGCTCTGGCACCTGGGGGCCTGGCCCCCAGCAGATGCCCTGCCCGCAGGAGGAGGCAGGCAGcccactggggaggatggggaggatGTGGGGGCCCCTGGCACAGTGAGCCCCCATCCCACAGGCGCCTGGATCCTGACCAGCGCACTCCGTGTGGGCCTTGCCAGGCACATCGGGCAGGCTGTGCGTGACCACTCACTGGCCAGCACATCCTCCAAGGCCCGGGTGGTGGCCATCGGCATCACTTCCCTGGGCCGAGTCCTGCACCGCCAGCTTCTGGACGATGCTCAGGTGAGCACCCAGCTCAGAGCACCCCAGCCACCGGGCAGGTGGGCCTGGGCAAGGCTGGGGCCGTGGCCCCgggaagggaaggaagcacaGTGCAGGGGCCACCAAGGCAGTCTCACAGGCTGGCCACCACTGCCACCCGCTGACCACCAGGCAAACACCTCCTGAGTCCCTCCATGTGCCAGGCCAGCAGTGGGCAGACAGGCGGTTTCCCATGGGCTCCTgggcttggggagagggaggcaggagcttTGAAGGATCAAGACAGTAAGGGAAGGCTGCAGGCGTCAGGACTCAGAGcccaggtggggcaggtgggCCCAGGAGCACATGGCCGGCGGGTGACAGCGTTGCCTagggtctggggtggggggctgctgGGCGCCCTGCAGGCGCAGATCTAGGATGGGGACGTGGGCTTTCCAAGGCCCTGCCCAAAAGCAGTGCCCAAATGGACCTGGGCCCCAACTTGGCCACTGCCCTGCACGCCTGGGAGTCCCTGAGCCTGTGGCCGTTGCTCCCACCCTGGGGTCTGTCTAAGGTGGGCCCAGAGGAGGCAGGCGGCCCTTGGTAAGAACTGGAGCCTTTCCCGGTCCTGGGTTCTGTCCAGAGGATCCCCTGCCTGCGCATGCCTGTCCCGGGCCGCCCACACCCCCCCAGCAGCCCGGCCCTGGCTGCCCGTTGTGGTGGGAGCAGCCTGGGCAGGGGCAGCTGTGCCCGGCCTCACAGCGGATGTGTCGGGGTGGGGGCCCAGGAGGACAGCCCCGCCATCCACTACCCGACCCATGGGCGCAGCAGCCAGGGCCCCACCTGCTCCCTGGACAGCAACCACGCCTACTTCATCCTGGTGCAGCCGGGCCCCCCAGGGCAGGGGGACGGCCTGACAGAGCTGCAGCTCCGGCTGGAGAAGCACGTCTCGGAGCAGAGGACCGGCTACGGGGGTGAGGCCTGTCCCAGGGAGGTGGGGGGACACGGCGTGTGTGCGTGTATGGGTGGCCAGGGCTGGAAGGACCGGCAGGAGGGTGGGAAATGAGATTCCCGGAGGAAGTCACGGAGCGTGTGGGAGTGTTGAGACCTGGGCCCATACGGGGCCCGTGCGGGAGGCGGCAGTGGGTGGTTGGGACACTGCTGAGGGGGTAGCCTGGGAGGCAGTGGCATCCCCGCCAGATGGCAGAGCACCTGCTGGTGCCCCGGCTGTAGTTGCCCTAGTTCCACCTGGGCACACCTGTCAGGGCTTGGGGAGGAAAATGAGATTCCTGTTTCCAGAGGCCCATTTGCCTCCCGCGGCCGTGAGGCATGCTGCCACCAGGGGGCAGTGTTGGCAAGGGGCAGGCGCCACTGGGGCGGGGCGGGTTTGGAAGCTGGGTCTGCTCAGATACTAGGATGTAACTAATACACACAATACATAGTTGCTTTTGATACTTATAAACAATATCAGTATTTATAAACTGagcattctttaaaaatgaaagcgCAGAGGAAGGCGTGTTTAAACCCCAGTAGGTCCAATGTGCTGCTCAGGGTTGCTGAAGCCTGGCTGGCCAGGCACCCGATCTGTCCCCCAGGTTCAGTCAGGAGGCACCTTGGGAGGTTGAGGGGGCCCTACGAGGCGATCTGCCAAAACTCCTGCCACACGGCAGACCCCCAGGTCAGGGCTTCACATTCTGGAAGTCTCATTTCCAGTTTGCTTGGGGAAGACCTCCGCCAGCGGCATTcctctgcctctgtggtctggCCCGTGCGTGGGCCTCAGCTGGCCCAGAGGCGCAGCCCAGAGCACGTCCGCCTCTAGGGGAACAGATGCCCAGTCCTTGGAATGTGCCGGGACCGCCAGCCACGGACTACTTGTTACTTTATGTTTAAGTAGCCACGAAGCAGCAGTATGGGGTGATGGGGTGTGCCTTGGTGTCCTTGTCACTGGGTGAAAGGGCTTGTGATAAACGGCCCTGGGTGTGCAGCCCGGAGCCCACACTTCTCCAGAAAAGACCTCTTGGCCGCCATTTGCCCAGAAAACGAGACCTAGGTGGTCATCCCCCAGGGAGGGCCTCACGGGCACTCCATCCACAGGCACAGGCAGCATCGAGATCCCCGTGCTCTGTCTGCTGGTCAACGGCAACCCCGGCACCCTGGAGGTAGGGCAGGTCGCCTGGGGGCTCCTGCAGGGCCCTCCCACCTGGatgggaggaggtgggagggcTGGGACACCATGCATGGACACAGCACGGAACCCAGAGCTGAGTGGGCGTCCACTCTgtccaccctgcccccacccccagaggaTGTCCAGGGCTGTGGAGCAGCACGCTGCCCCGTGGCTGATCCTGGCGGGCTCGGGGGGCATCGCCGATGTGCTGGCTGCCCTGATGAGCCAGCCCCACTTCCTGGTGCCCCAAGTGGTTGAGAGGCAGTTTAAAGAGAAGTTCCCCAGCCAGCACTTCTCCTGGGAGGACATCATGTACTGGACCCAGCTGGTATGAGATGCCAGAGGCCCCAGTCAGAAAGGCCAGGGCTGCCCGCCCACTGCACCCTCCCCTCCGGCTTCCAGACCCCCTCCTCCCAGGCGGGGCTCCCTGGAAAGCCCAGGCCCTCTTGCCACAAGGCCCCCTGCTGGCTCTTGCTGCAGGCCCTCACAGAGCAGAGGGATAAGAGCAAACCCTCCCCCCAAGTTCACGGGTggcactgtgctgggccctgTTGGTGGCCAGTGTACCTGGTggctttctctctgggacacagcCTCACATACAGGGCACCCAGCTCTGCTTCCACCCACACTGAGCCTGCAGCCTGCCCACTGTACTGGACCCCGTCCATGGGGCCACCTCATGGCCCTTGTCCTGTGCCCACAGCTGCAGAACATCACCTCCTACCCGCACCTGCTCACCGTGCACGACTTCGAACAGGACAGCTCCGAGGATCTGGAGACCGTCATCCTCAAGGCGCTGGTGAAAGGTGAGGGCCTTGCCGCACACCCGCAGGAAGGCCTGCCGAGGGCACCAGGcaaggcaggatggccacccagggctctgggcctgCATTGAGGCTCTTTCCAAGCCCTGCCCAGCCTGGGTCTCGGCCTCCAGGGTCCTGCACCTGGGGCAGGACCACCGCCCAGGCAGGATGTCAGGGGCCGGGAGGCCCAGGACAGGACTCTACCGCGTGCATGTGAGCACACGTGTAGGGCTCCATGCTCATTTTGGCAGCGCACTTGTGATGGGAGAGCTCCACGGCCTCTGTGAGCAGACGGTCCAGATACTAGAAGTTTTAGGTTAGATACACTTAACTACAATTTGAAAAACCATTTAAAGTGTTGAATTCAGTGGTTTCAGTACAGTCACAAGGCCCTGCAAGCAGCACTTTAACTCCAGAACGCTGTCATCACCCCCGAAGGAGACCCGGCGCCCATTCattcccccctcccccaacccccgccAGCCGCCAGCCTGCCCTGAGGATCTGCCCGCTGGGGGGATTTCCTGTGACTGGAGTCGGTGGCCTTTGGTATCTGGCTTCTCTCACTGACCCGATGCTGCTGAGGGCCACCGTGTGGGAGTGCAAGCCTCTGCCCTGCTCATGGCTGCCCTGTGCCCACGGTGTTCTGTGCCTCCGTGGACGGGCACCTGGGCTGTCTCCCTTCATGGCTGTCCCTCAGTGTGCATTCTCACTGGAGATGAGCACGTGTAAAGGGCCAGGCCGGTGGGGCAGTGCGGTGCGGGGAGGCTCCTCTGGACAGGGGTCctggcccctcccccagcctgctCCCCACTGTCCCATGGGGCCCTGGGGCTCCCAACATTGGCTCTTAGGGGCATGTGGCATCTTGCGCTGGTAGCCGTTGAGAGGGTGCCAAGCCCTCagcccccctgcccaccccacccacagcctgCAAGAGCCACAGCCAGCGAGCACAGGACTACCTAGACGAGCTCAGGCTGGCCATGGCCTGGGGCCACGTGGACATCGCCAAGAGTGAGATCTTCAGCGGGGACGTGGAGTGGAAGGTGGCCCGCCCGCCCAGCCAGTCGGCGCGTCCTGAATCCTGCTTCTGGCCCACACAGGGCGAGGGGCGTGTGGAGGGCCGGGGGGGGTGTCCCGAGGGCTGCGGGCTGGGCCCACTCCAGCCCGGCTGTCACTGAGGGAGGCCACAGCACCTCCAGGGGTGCCACCTCCCTCATGGGGCTGGAGAGCTACCACTTGCTGTGGACCTACCTACCGCCAAGCAGACAGGCCCCTTCTCCACCGGCCCCCACTCACCCCTTCTCTTCTCCTGGTGGGTCCCTGTGGCCGCCCCAGGCCCGTGACCTGGAGGAGGTGCTGATGGACGCACTGATGAGCAACAAGCCGGAGTTCGTGCGTCTCTTTGTGGACAACGGCGCCGACGTGGCGGCCTTCCTGACGTACGGGCGGCTGCAGCAGCTGTACCTCTCGGCGACCCCCCAGGGCCTGCTCTTCGGTCTGCTGCAGCACAAACGCCAGGGGGGCCGGCTGGCGCTGGCCGGCCTGGCCACCCCACAGGCCCGGGAGCCGCCCGCCTTCTCCCTGCTCGAGGTCTCCCGTGTGCTCAAGGACTTCCTGCAGGACGCCTGCCCCGGGCTCTACCAGGCGGTGAGCggtgggctgggagggcaggggatGGCTGCAGCTGGAGGCTGACACCCTGTCCTCCAGGAGAGCGGGCCGGCCAGGCAGCCTGAGGGCCGGAGACGGCTGCTGGACCTGAACGAGAGGAGCGAGGACCCCTGGAGGGACCTGTTCCTGTGGGCCGTGCTGCAGAGCCGCCACGAGATGGCCAGCTACTTCTGGGCCATGGTGAGCGGCACAGAGGCCACgcgggcggggggtgggggggagcaaGCTTCTCAGAGCCGCTGTCCTAGGGCCAGGAGGGCGTGGCCGCCGCTCTGGCCGCCTGCAAGATCCTCAAGGAGATGTCCCACCTGGAGACGGCGGCCAAGAGGGGCCCCATGTGTGAGGCTAGATATGAGCAGCTGGCCCTCGGTGAGTGACCGGCCAGGCGGTCAGGCTGACCGGTGCAGTGGGGTTTGCAGTGGCTTCGGCgaccttctgggccagtggctcCTCCCAGTGGGGAGATGAGCCCTAAAATCCTAACAGGGGCAGACAAGTCCACGAAGACGAGGGCAGCCCCGCACCTCGGGTGTCCACTGGGCCCTGCGCGGGCGGGGACGATCGGGGTGACTGAGGCTCCCGGGGTCCTGATGGGGGCGGAAGTGGCCATGGGCAGGCCAGGCGGGGACATGACACTCACCTGGCTGGCTCCTCCCAGGCCTCTTGGGCCCCCTGGAAGGTGGGCATGGGGCAGAGTAGCAGGTCCTACAGGGCCTGACCcggggcagaggaggagggagtgGGGCTGGCACGGGCACACACAGCAGTGGCCGGTGCCCGCGGGCAGACCTCTTCTCTGAGTGCTACAGCAACAGCGAAGACCACGCCTTCGCCCTGCTGGTGCGCCGGAACCGCTGCTGGAGCAGGACCACCTGTCTGCACCTCGCCACCGAGGCTGACACCAAGGCCTTCTTTGCCCATGATGGGGTGCAGGTGAGCTGCTGGCCTGGGGGAGGCGCCCCAGCTGACTCCCCTGCCTCCCGCTAGCCTGCAGCCGCCTCACCTTCACTGCTGAGTCCCAGCCAAGCTGGGTCTGGAGCACAGGAGGCGGACACTCTTCTTGGAAGGCACGACCCAGCGTCCTCCACCAGCCATTGTGCAACAAGGACCTTTCTGAGCTGGGTCTCGGTGGCAGCGCCACTTCCTGAGGCCAGCCCACCCCCCTGGAGGTTCTTCTGGTGAAGGCGCTCCAGAGGCAGGGCAGCTTGGGCTAAGGCGTGCCTTTATTTCAGGCCTTCCTGACCAAGATCTGGTGGGGGGACATGGCCTCGGGCACACCCGTCCTGCGGCTGTTAGGCGCCTTCCTCTGCCCAGCCCTCATCTACACCAACCTCATCACCTTCAGGTCCACTGGCCATGGCAGGAGGCTTGCTTGAGCTGCTTGGGGGCCCAGGGCTTCTCGCATGCCAGGGGTAGCAGGCTCCGCAGCCCCTCAGGTCCAGCATCTGTGCGGCCCCGCTGTGCGCTGACCCCACCTGCGTTCCTTCCCCACCTGTGCCCTGTACTTCCGCTGGTGGCTGGGTGCTTGAGGCCAAGTGGCGCCTCCGCGTGCCCTTCCCACGGGCCCTGAGGTCCCCTGTGCttgcagtgaggagggcccactgAGAACGGGCCCGGATGACCTGCAGGAGCTGGACAGCCTGGGCACGGAGAGGAGCCAGCTGTGCAGCCGGGGCAGGTGGGAGGGCCCAGAGCTCTGGTGCCTGTGGCCCGGAGACTGGACTcctgggggcagaggtggggccCCACGGGGCACCCGGCCACCCGCCTCACCACTGGCATGGCCTCCCCTGTGGTACAGGGTGGAGGAGCTGGCCGAGGCACCCAGGGTTCAGGGCGGCAGAGGGCCGCGTGCCGCCTTCCTGCTCACACGCTGGCGCAAGTTCTGGGGTGCACCTGTGACCGTGTTCCTGGGGAACGTGGTCACATACTTTGCGTTCCTCTTCCTGTTCGCCTACACCCTGCTGGTGGACTTCCGGCCGCCTCCCCAGGGGCCGGCAGGGCCCGAGGTCATGCTCTACTTCTGGGTCTTTACGCTGGTGCTGGAGGAGATCCGGCAGGTGGGTGGCAGCGCCGCCCCCGCCCTGGCCCTCCAGTCCTGGCCTGGTGTGGGCGGGGCCATCGCCGGGGCAGCAGCCGGGCGGCTGGCAGTGGACCCTCTGGCCTTCCACCAGGGCTTCTTCACCGATGAGGACACACACCTGCTGAAGAAGCTCACCCTCTACGTGGAGGACAACTGGAACAAATGTGACATGATGGCCATCTTCCTGTTCGCAGGAGGCGTCACGTGCAGGTCTGGGGGCCTGAAGGCCTTCaggcaggctgggggcagggccgCTTGCAGAATGGAGCCCGCGGGCCTCAGAGCCCCGGCTTCCCAGCGCCCGGGCTGTGTGTCCCAGGGAGCCCTCCCCCTCCCCGAGCTCCAGCCGCCGTCCTCCCCCAGGATGCTGCCCTCGGTGTTCGAGGCCGGCCGTGCCATCCTCGCGCTCGACTTCATGGTGTTCACACTGCGGCTCATCCACATCTTCGCCATCCACAAGCAGCTGGGCCCCAAGATCATTGTCGTGGAGCGGATGGTGAGCCCTGCCGGGGCTGGGGGCATGGCTGGCGAAACACGGCCCCCACCAGGCAGCGGCTAACGGCCCTCTCCCTGCCCCGTCAGATGAAGGacatcttcttcttcctctttttcctgaGCGTGTGGCTCCTGGCCTACGGCGTGACCACACAGGCGCTGCTGCACCCTCACGACGGCCGCCTGGAGTGGATCTTCCGCCGCGTGCTCTACCGGCCCTACCTGCAGATCTTCGGACAGATCCCACTGGACGAGATTGACGGTCAGCACAAGGCCGGGCTGGGGGGCCTCTGCATCACTGAGTAGGACTCCCACCCCAGGGTGCTGTCAAATTGAGCCTAGT from Manis pentadactyla isolate mManPen7 chromosome 9, mManPen7.hap1, whole genome shotgun sequence includes the following:
- the LOC130678873 gene encoding uncharacterized protein LOC130678873, with the protein product MGLVPTPGVWPLCAHWSPSPHFCPCALSTGCPLTPGAALRAVFRAPRWAQLHSWQCHLALASSPHARHIPDPSSIRPLLLTEEEARPRRDSGETESHGRSRQDSPSPSLLPDPVPRGVSGLSPPGICPHPPRSRAPHAPNPPCPVPPMPSALRLPCLQFVKVPSSVAPSQLFNLLLAEWHLPTPNLVVSLVGEERPFAMKSWLRDILCKGLVKAAQSTGAWILTSALRVGLARHIGQAVRDHSLASTSSKARVVAIGITSLGRVLHRQLLDDAQEDSPAIHYPTHGRSSQGPTCSLDSNHAYFILVQPGPPGQGDGLTELQLRLEKHVSEQRTGYGGSVRRHLGRLRGPYEAICQNSCHTADPQVRASHSGSLISSLLGEDLRQRHSSASVVWPVRGPQLAQRRSPEHVRL